In the Pleurodeles waltl isolate 20211129_DDA chromosome 3_1, aPleWal1.hap1.20221129, whole genome shotgun sequence genome, cTCACAGCTATGCTTAACGACTAGGCAAGAGAAAGTACTGATCCTACCACCCAATAGTGAAAGGATTTCAGTCTTTGGAAAATGTACCTGCCTGTGACACCCACAGATCTGTTAAAACTTtatataaataaaagaaaacatttactATATCCTACTGCAAATGTTAATTCATCAAATTGTCTTACATGGGAAAGACTAAATTTATTAACACTTCCTAATTAcagaagggatatatatatatataaaaatgaacgATTACACTAAAAAAGCCTCTGCGTGGAAGTAGCAATGGAGATCAAAGTGTGGCAGGACTCACTAGttatgcaaaaaagaaacaaatcaatTTTGTATTAGTCTGTACAACAGTCTAATCAAAGCTCTTCCCATTAAAGAAAGCACTTTCAGTACAGTCATTTCCACTGCAGGTGTACTGTTAACTTTGATAGGGTGCACTATACAGCTCAAAACATCtcaagttaatttaaaaaaaatatatatgggttTTTCTTGACAGTCCTCGACATCACGGCTCCCTAAAGTAGTGTCCGGAGTTATCTGAATTTGTGCAAATTAACGATTGAAAAAGTGACATACAGAATGTGTCTAGCCCTTTAGGATTTACATTTGTATGTCAGGATTTTTTCGATGCTACAGAAAATCCAATCTGCAGTCCTTGGAATGGAGAGATTGCAGTGGGTTCAGGTTTTAGCTCCTTGGTACAAGTGTATAAACTAGATATAGCAATGAAGAACTGAAACGTAACAGTTAATCTTTGCAAAGTGTTGCACCATGTGGCATTTTCagctattgatttttttgtttaaaaacacgCAGAAGATAGAATGTGGCATGTTCAAAACCATTGTGTGGAAAACCTTACGACCACTCAATTACATTGTCCAAGTGGCACCATATAAGCTAGTTGCAACATGTTTTATTCAATGACCTATTTAAGTAAACCTAGCTGGGTTTATCTAACCTCTGAATATTATGCACAGGCCACTGAGTAATACTCATGACTATtttcaaagaaacaaaaatgaatatCAAATGGAGGTCGTTTTGCTTTCAATACGAAAAGAGGCACAGGAACAATTGGGTGAAATTACACTTCAGAGGTAGAGGAAGACTGTTCAAACTTtagatttgagaaaaaaaaatatatacacacacattaaaaaaatccaAAGATTATGAGACGTTCTAGTTAGGGTCAGATttaacatgcacaaaaccatagaaattcagctgatctagttatttcaaataactatctataacttgtgccctaatgtaactagaaCAGATGAATTACTGTGGTTTCTAAACCGTAGCTTTTACAAAGTTATCAATTCCCTGCCTGAAGGCTCAAGTAGCCAACTGTCATCCGAAAACCAGCTGGGATGTGTGAGCTGCTCACAGGAAAAAGGGAACAAATGTCTTTGTGGGGAAGGGACTGTCACGGGATTGTTTTGCCACACTTAAGGGGTTCCAGAGATTGTGTCACGAGAAGCAATTCTGACATCTTGGTTTGAGCCgagatgcactgtgggattgtttagtgGTAAACTCCCAGAAGTGGCGGGGATAAGGATATGCCCTTGGTAATTTTGCCTCGTTAGGTTGTCTCTCCCCCACCCACAATCTAACAGCAGGCATAAGGTTGGCAACCCTGGCTACCTTCAGTACCCTGCTGGGCCTATGGAAAATAGGACTGCACCTGTTGAACTAAAGGACCAAACCTGCCGTtttgcgtgtgttgtgcaaatcCCCAAGGGTTGGACCTATCCCAACTTGATTTACTACGCTACATCGCCCAAAAGCAAGATCACCACACCATCACCAGTAGGCACTATGCCAGACACAAAATGCCTGAAGGTAGCTGAAAAGGGCATTTGGGATTATACAAACCTTTCCACCCAACACTTTTCCAACTGCATTTGTAATTCGACTTTGTTAAACTGAGTACGCGAATAAACCGAACAATGTTGGCCAAAAGAGCATCTGCCAGAGTCGTTTTAACTTCAATACTTCACACTTGCCTTGCAATAAATCTGAACACTTACGCTGAACACTCCCTGATAATGTAATGATGCAGTTTGAAAGAAAACTATGTTAAACCACTTAGATGAAGACTGGGTTTGCTACACAACTAAACACAAGAACGGGAATAACAGTGTGCAAGATCAAGCTTCGTATGATCCACAAACTAGAAAAGGAAGCTCCCCGTCTAAAAGAACGACTGAAAAAAGGATCGAAGATACgggaatcaaaataaaaaatatacttagtGCATTACTCTCATTGATACGACTAACAGGCCAAAACCGTCACTCCACAAGCACATGCTATATCGCAGCGACAAGTTTTAAGTTCCAGCTGAAACAATGCCCCGTTTCTTCTTTCTCTTGAGACCCGATAGCCGCTACCGCTTGCTCTCACCTTTGTTGAGTAGCTCTTGTAGCGCAGCCCTGGCCAAAGAGCCTCGGATCTTCAGCCTCTCGGATACCACGGCAGGAGTGATCAGCTTGTAGTTGGGCACCTCTTTGCACAGCTTGTCGTAGGTAGCTTTGTCAAACAGAACCAAGTTGTTCAGCTTGTCTCTCACTTTTCCCTTAGACCACTTCTACTTAAAAGAAACAATAGCGGGTCAGCTCTGAAATTAAAAAGCCTAGTAGCATGCTAAATTACTCTTCAGAAATGGAAAACTATACAACTTAAATACAGCAGAGTCCTCAACTCAAGAGAAAGTTCTGTAACTGCAATGCTTGCAGGAGTAGAATTGTAGAGCTATAAAGGGCAATTAAAGATGCCCTACTTTATCGAATGGCACCCTTAAAATGTGTATAACTTACGATCAAGCAAGAAGAGTGCTACACCTTAGGCCCCCCACCAGCGGCAAAGCCGCTTTCCGCAATCATTTCCCTCATCATAACAGACGTTTTAGTAActaactggtaccaagggcacaCATACAATTCTATAAGCTCCCTCCAATGAGTGATTAATACAGAATATGCAAAAAACCCAGAACTagtttaccttcttcttggcttttCCGCCAGATTTGTTGACTGGATCCTTGTCCTTCTTGGCGGACTTGCCTGCATCTTTTTTCTTCTTATCGTCCTTGGGAGGCTGTTGAAACAAACGACGAAGTTTTAAGATAACTGCTACAGAAATAAGCCGCAGCAGCTTCAAGGTTTCGTTTTCTTTTTGCAGAAGGTATACACTGTGAATCAGGGCTGCTTAAACTACTTAACAAGATGAGTCAAAATAAAAACAGAAGCATGGCTCGTTGTGTTGGGTGCAACACTTATTTAGAACAAAAAGTTTTATCACGAGCATACATTTGTTGTATTCAATATAAATATCAACTTCCTCAATCAGTAAAACCTGAAAACCACCCCGCTGAGTTAAATGATGAAAAATGGTTATTCCTATAGTGCACCTGACAAATTTTGTTCAGGCTCAAAAACAACAAATCCTTTATAATAATCTCACACAAGCATTCGTAATAAAAAGATACGCCACTCGGATCAGTTTTAGAAACGTTGTCACGTAAAACTATTAAATATATGATCAGGAAGAGCGTAAGTCTAGCTTGGTGTTCCCCGGCCTGTTTCTCTGCTGTGGAACAGTGTACAGTTGCACGGACTCTGCGTGTACTAGGTGTTATGTTAAGACATGTAAACGTTTCTGCGAAGACTATGTCGCCCAAAGACAATGAGCACTAAACGTTTACACACACTGCTGCCCGTACCAGTAATCACCTACGGCGGTCAGTTGCCTTCCAAACCATGATGCTTTCTTACGCGTTGTCTTACCACAAATAACCGCAGCCCCCCATTAAGATTTGTGGTCAGCAGAAAAACGCACACGCAAGGACTTGCACACAAATTAAAGACTGCTTGTGAACAGACTATAAAGACAAcgtttttattcacatttttggAAATGTATCCGATCACAATTATGGCTGCCGCTCGCAGGCTATCCATTAAAAGCAGATACTATTTATGAAGGTATAAATCCGGGAATTAACGATCCAAAATAAATAACTGTTCTCCGCCAAATCGTCTGCAGCCATAAGCTAGTACTGCTCCTCCAATTATCATACCCGGCCGTGCAAAGCTGTCATTATAAAGCGTCAAAGGCCGGAGGGAAGCAGCCTGAGCTCATCTACCGCACAAATTAAAATATACACACGTTCGACTCAACGAGGCAATTCTAGGCCAGTTAAAAGCCCTCTAAGATAGAGAGAGGTCCTTCAAGATGCGTTTTAGTTACGTTTTGAAAGTTCAAGGAAAAAAGGGGTAAAACCTGCGGAAGGCCCTTAGGAACAATTTACTTTGCCCCAGAGCCTCCAGGACCACGCCGAGGATTTAACGGGTCCCCGAGAGCCAAGCGTTGAGTTTGGGGGTACCTCGGGCTATGTTATTTCTATACGCGTTGCCAAGCTTTACCCCTTTTCagctcttctgttccctgttccCATCCCAACCCTCACCATGCTGCTGCTCCTGTGAGATGGCGAACAGAAAGGAAGTGCCCCTGCTTCCCCACTCGGGAAACCCTGCTCCGGGGCGGGACTTCTAGCTGTTGGCTTCCGGGTTATAGGGAGAGGCACTATTAGCTACCCAAACAGGGCACAGACAACGTTAAAACTACGACTCCCATCGTGCAACGCTAGCCTACGCCACGCAGTCTGCCTCAATAAGCCGGACGAAGAAAGTAGCCCAAACTCGGTTCGGACGATGCACTAGAACGCTAACCTGCAAAATTGGGTGAAGAAGAACTACAATGCAAAGTACTGCCGCATTGGTACTGTGCTTCAAAACACAAGGGGGGGAAAAGGGagaattgggcggtccagtgtacgttctcccaataatatgcaaatataaagtggtacactgttccgaataagagaaaagaaaaggagtcctgaatttcaggagcaatggtcctcacacaccttagttggtgtcatgcttcatcatcggacagctcctcgtcagaccagcgctgcaatgtctgacgggcaccccccgaaggggggctctttgccggagatctttttatatattcgatgatgccgtgggacctaatatggatcaGAGAAAAGGGCAGATCctcaagagagagaaagataagaataaaaatggctcaaatccctcactcaatgatttattgcttgctattgggaaatggtcaagattaaaaaaaaaaaaaaaaaaaaaaatgtagggagtggaaacagaggtaatgctcggacactcacacaaaacatttaagaaaagaggatggtggaaataatccactcctcattagtatgcggtcgacatgtttcgcgtctatgatggtcccacaggatccagtgacgcttcttcaggacctactaaatcaaaaaatcactctcaaaatatcaacgtagctatactcctgctgactactgttcacagtcaaggcgtcatcagtcacttactgaggtcaaaccggactggcttctctttcctactagtcacCCTAAATCAGGGGAAAAAGGCTCAAATTAGCACTGTAAAAAATCACTCCCTCAGTACTAGAGAGTGATAgatttgtgatgaagaaaacaaattgtgacaaactgtgcaacactcagtgaccaggtgggtgcgaagcaagccatgctaataacacatagggaggcttaccctctttactgaaagaacaggttccatgggatcacgctggcctcttgcctggctATCCGAAAATCTGGTTGGTAAGAAAACATATACCGAAATGGGGGACCACACGTTACAGTCCAACATTAGTCTATGGGATATTCCAGCAAAGTAGCTGAGTATCAGTAAACAATAGCGTGGAGacaaaattcaaaagtaatacttcacaactgtgtgtaggtatctcataaacacacacaaataacaatatCCACACAGCAGAAAAAGATAATGAGAAAGATATCGCAGAAAAAGATAATGCATAGTTTAGTACTGGTACGTCACCCTTAGAGACGAATATGAAGTAGGGTGTTCAGTACAACCATATTTAGGTAGAGAGAAATGATCGTTTACTCTGATAGGTAATACGATATGACACAAATCGAAAAGTAATTCGCCCTTGCGAGGAGTGTGAGGTTCCGTCACCGATATATCTAAGAGTAGTATAAACATTCTGAAAGTAACCTCTTGAAAGTAAGGCGTCTCACTTAGCCAAAGAAAGAGAGTACATAACAGAACCGGGTacgaggaaaacaaaaaatgctattttTTACATCACTCGCCCAGAAGGAAAACGTCCCATAGACTTGTGAATACAGGCACCGTCTATCAAGATTGAGTACGTCTTTCAAGACGATCGAAAGGATCTATCAAGAGAGGCTGGGTCAGGGCACTTACTTTTCAAGTAGCCGAGGTCCTCCGTAACACCTACCCTGGGGTTCGCGGTCCCGGATGTGATCGTAGCCCAGGGACCGGCGAGTTTAAATACAACGCGTGATAGGCGCGTATGTCTTAATTAGGGGAATCGGTATCCTAGCAACCTCCTAGTGAGTTGCAACCATATCTGAAAATAGACGATGGACTATAAAAACGAGGTGGTAAAAACCCCTCGTTCgtgtcggccatcttaaaatggtaaatGGCCACAAATAATGAGCCTAGTCTGCAGTGATTGACCAGACATAGGACAGATCATTTAGAAATGCCAATGATATCGTTCGTGGCATTCATCAAATCACACAGTCTAATAATTTTGTACATCGTATGGTGAAAAACGGGGGTGAGAAGGTTGAAGACTGACATGAAAGGTGTCGTCAAAGGAAATCTATCCAAACAACAGGGATATATACAGGGGGGTTACGAAGTCAGAACAAACATACTGTCTATTTGGATAGGTGgaaccaagggatgtcatcattgagtccctgacggtgggtattcaaacgaaacacccagcgttgttccaatTCAAAAAGTGAATGTGTGCCTGTTGAGTTACAAGTCTGTAgcaccacccaccacatgtcatctggtgtatgtttgagttcaatgaaatggatgctgagtttggtagtggcgcgtccacatcggatattactccgatgttcatttatcctgatTTTCACAGGTCGTGTAGTAATCCCTACGTATTGTAGCTCACACGGGCAagtaatcaaatacacacaattccgagtattgcagttagtgtgtttCCTCAATTGCCAAGTGAGGAAGGGTTCAAGGTGTAAAGTGTCTGTACGCTTGGTAAGTGAACAGATGTTGCAATTCCCACACGGAAAATGGCCCACGACTGGGGGAAGGTCCCATAAAGTCCTCTGTCTAGGAAGGGTGATGGTAGGTTTTGGTCGGGTATGTACCAACATGTCTTTAATGTTGGTGGTCCTCTTAAACGCAAACACAGGTTTGGGAATatcttcaccaccactgcagaggactgaccatctcttattgattatcttcttcacCGTATTTGAGAAGGGAGTGAACGTTGATACACAGGTGAGTTTATGGTCTGCAGGTTTTGGAGTTAGTTGTAACAGTGACTCTCTATCACTGTACttagctcgtttgtaagctgtATTGATAACTCTCTCTGGGTAATGACGGTCATGTAGTTTGATCTGTAGATCAGCAGCTTGTGTGTTGTATAGTCGTAAATTGCTGCAGTTCCGTCGAAGGCGTAGGAATTGTCCAAATAGTAAGTTTTGTCTGAGTGCCTTAGGATGGTGACTATCATATAATAGTAGGCTATTCCGATCTGTAGCTTTTTGAAAAGTGCGGGTCTCTAATCGACCTTCCTCAATTCTGATTAGCAAATCTAAAAAAGGGACCTCAGTGGTAGAGACAGAGGAGGTAAATTTGAGGAAAGGGTCCAGATTGTTTATCCATGTAGAAAAAGCGTCTACCAAGGCTAAAGGTCCGTGCCAAATGACAAGGATGTCGTCAATGTAGCGACGCCATAGCTTAATGTTTGTGAAGAATGGATTAGACTCTGGTAAGATAAAgcgtttttcaaaattgtacatgtaCAAGCATGCTAAGCTAGGGGCGAATGTACTGCCCATCGAGGTGCCAtgaatctggtggaagagtttaTCCTCGAACTGGAAAAAATTCCTAGTCAGGGCCAAActggcacagtgcataataaaGTGAACAGGTGTCGTTGATTCTAGGTTGGTAGATGTAACAGCTGACTCAACTACATCCAGTGTGGCTGCTTGCGGGATGTTggtgtataaagcctcaacatcaagggtGATCAAGGCATCAACAAACACTGATGAGTTTATGGTCTTGATCAGATTGAGGACGTCTTTAGTGTCTCTAAGGTAAGTAGAGGAccgttgtacaagaggtcgtaaaaagtggtcacaaaatacaGAGAGTGGTTCAAGAACAGACCCAATGCCAGAGACTATCGGGCGTCCTGGTGGAGGTAGAATtcccttgtgaattttgggaagacaATAAAAGTAAGGAATACGGGGATCTTCCGTATTCAAAAAATCCGCTTCTTTTTGTGATATCCAAGTATTGTTGACAGCTTCTTCTAACATGCCCCGTATCTCTGTTTGCAAACAGGCCGTAGGGTCCTGATCAATTTGGGCACAATAGGTAGCATCGTCAAGGAGGCGAAGACACTCTTGTCTATACTCCTCTGTGTTCAAAACAACAATGGCgcctcccttgtctgctggtttaatagtGATATTAGTTTCAGCTGCCAGAGTTCGAAGTGCCTCAATTTTAGACAGGTTAGTAAATCTGCGTTGTGGACGTATATTTAATATGTCAGAGGTGACTGCTTTCTCGAAAGCCAGGACCTCGCAAGGCATATATGTATGTGGGGGTATGAACTTGGAAGGTTTTCTAAGGCCGGAGTCCTCAGGGGAATCAGTGGTAGGTCTGTCTTTAAAGAAGAATTGCAAGCGTATTTTTCTAAAGAACCGAGAAAGTTCGCATTGTAAGCGAAAAGGATCCTCCTTAGGAGTGGGGACATATCCCAAACCTTTGTTCAGTACCTTAGTTTCATCGGAGGACAAAGGCCTAGAGGACAGATTTACCACTAGATCTTTGCTGGAGGGGTTTTGCCCTGGCTccgtgtgaccatctgtggttcctcctgtgaCCAATGGActcgtcttcctcttcctcgtcttctgcctcttcctctgcccctgccttggcctaaaaaaggcccaaAAGGTGGCATTGGTCGGGGTTGGTAAAAGGGGAAGGGCTGTTGCCATGCCATCGGAGGACCCTGGTGGTATTGTGGGAAGTTGTAATAAGGTTggggtctttcgtcttctgtgctccatccatcagaggatgagctatGGCTATATTTGCAAGGTTTTCGACCAGAtatagaggaatcatctgatgaaacGGAAGGTATATCACCTGTGTAATCATCTTTGATATAGggatagaccttctctctattgaatcTATTAATGTCTTTCTGTAGCTTAGTGATCTTCTGTTGTGTTAGGAACTCTTTGGTATCATTAAGGTCAGCGGTAATTTCTGCTAATCGGCTTTTGAATGCTGTTATGGAGATAGTGGTTTTGAGTGTGTTCTCCATAAGGGTAATCTGTATGGCTAAGGATTCCGCTAAtcgtctggaagtattgataataaggaccagccagtcccgggtgcacttccatgcaatctgggcccaATCCTTCC is a window encoding:
- the RPS25 gene encoding small ribosomal subunit protein eS25; translated protein: MPPKDDKKKKDAGKSAKKDKDPVNKSGGKAKKKKWSKGKVRDKLNNLVLFDKATYDKLCKEVPNYKLITPAVVSERLKIRGSLARAALQELLNKGLIKLVSKHRAQVIYTRNTKGGDAPAGTEES